Genomic window (Candidatus Deferrimicrobium sp.):
CAACGCATCCGCCGGCCGCGAGAGCCGGAGGTAGGCGAGACCCAGATCCATCCAGCCCGGGGCGCGATTTCCGTTACGGAGCGAACCTCCTATATCGGGCGCGTCCGGAACCTGGCCCGCGCGTGCGCCATGCGGACCATCTGCTCGAAATCGCGTCTGAGCTGTTCCCGCAGGCGGGGCCCAAGCCCCGGGCGTTCGATGTCCTCCTGCGGGGGATGCGTTCCATCGCGGACGGTGAGCCGCCGCCGGAGGCCGCCCGAAGGGCCGAGGCGGAATTTCTTGTGATCGGCGGGTGGGGCCCCGACCTGTCCGGGTGCCGGAAGTGCAGGGAGAAAGAGGGCCGTTCATACCGGTTTCTTGCCTCGGAGGGGGGGGTCCTGTGCGAGGCCTGCCCGCCCGGCGGGGGGTCCCCCCTGTCCCTCGGCGCCGTGAAGACATGGCGCGCCCTGCAGGCGGGGAAAACCGCGGCACGAGGTCGGCTCCGCATTCCCGCCGTGATTGCCGAGGAATTACGAACCGTTATCCATGGATATGTCGAGTATTGCCTCGGTAAACAGCTCCGGAGCCTGGGAAAAATGTGACCTTCGAGCGATATAACCCCTCAATTTATCAATGATTTGGCTTGACAACCCCTCCCGTGGGGTGATAACTATCCCTATCACTTCGACCGGGAGGGAACGGTGTTTTTTCAAGATCTCATTCTGTCCCTGCAGAAGTACTGGGCCGACAAGAGTTGCGTGATCCACCAGCCGTACGACCTTGAAGTCGGCGCCGGGACGTTCCATCCCGCCACGTTCCTGCAAGCCCTGGGACCCGAGCCGTGGAATACGGCCTATGTCCAGCCGTCCCGCCGTCCAACGGACGGCCGGTACGGGGAAAATCCCAACCGCCTGCAGCACTACTACCAGTTCCAGGTCATCATGAAGCCGTGCCCCACGGATTATGTGGAGCTGTACCTCGACTCCCTCCGCGCGGTGGGGATCGATCCGTTGAAGCACGACATCCGGTTCGTCGAGGACGACTGGGAATCTCCCACTCTCGGCGCGTGGGGCCTCGGCTGGGAGGTGTGGCTGGACGGGATGGAGATCACCCAATTCACCTACTTCCAGCAGTGCGGCGGCATCGATCTGAAGCCGATCTCCGGGGAGATCACCTACGGCGTCGAACGGATCGCGATGTATCTGCAGAACATGAACAACGTCTTCGATCTCAAGTGGGTCGGCGACGTCACCTACGGCGACGTTCACCACCGCGGGGAAGTGGAATTCTCGAAGTACAACTTCGAGACGGCTGATATCCAGATGCTCTTCTCCCTCTTCACGATGTACGAGAAGGAGTGCCAGAGTCTCATCGCGGCGAAGCTCGTCCTTCCCGCCTACGATTTCTGCCTCAAATGCTCCCACGCCTTCAACCTGCTCGACGCCCGGGGCGCGATTTCCGTTACGGAGCGAACCTCCTATATCGGGCGCGTCCGGAACCTGGCCCGCGCGTGCGCCGAAGGATATCTGAAATCGCGCGAGGAGATGGGCTTCCCGCTGCTCGGGAAGTTCTCCGGCTGAATCAAGAAATCACCCG
Coding sequences:
- a CDS encoding glycine--tRNA ligase subunit alpha; translated protein: MFFQDLILSLQKYWADKSCVIHQPYDLEVGAGTFHPATFLQALGPEPWNTAYVQPSRRPTDGRYGENPNRLQHYYQFQVIMKPCPTDYVELYLDSLRAVGIDPLKHDIRFVEDDWESPTLGAWGLGWEVWLDGMEITQFTYFQQCGGIDLKPISGEITYGVERIAMYLQNMNNVFDLKWVGDVTYGDVHHRGEVEFSKYNFETADIQMLFSLFTMYEKECQSLIAAKLVLPAYDFCLKCSHAFNLLDARGAISVTERTSYIGRVRNLARACAEGYLKSREEMGFPLLGKFSG